The nucleotide window GTGATGCGACATATAAAGTTCACTTAAAAGGTTTtggagttaaggagaatctttcttatgaggaagtccCGTTGAGATTTTAGACAAGCAAGTTaggaagttgagaaacaaagaagttgcttccgtaaaagtcctttggaggaattAGTTAGTTTAGGGTGCTACATGGAAGGtagaggccgatatgatgtcccattATCCTCATATTTTACCCTCTATTCCTACTCTATCTCGAGGTATTGAGTTCCGCATGGTGTAATATTTGGTGTAatgtgtcttagatattcccatgatttccttattatgcatattcatgaaaagcttaaattttgagaaaaatgagctaacttgatttatttttacatGTTTATGTGGATTGgattatgagttgcatataAACTTCATTATATGATGTTTTaaacatgctttagcttggagttgatgtttcctccttggatATGTTATGTGCATTATGTGATCgcattcatgttgggttgttagGTTTAAGTTCCTACCCTCCTTATGATGTctagaatctcattcgaggatgaatgtttcctagggggagataatgtaacacctcagattcgaAAAGGgtagaaaatatcatttttaatgCAGGACCTGGTGCTAGTACCGATGGACTCCATCGACAATCCGTGGTCTAACCAATAGACCGTAGGTAGACCCATTGTTGGCTGACCcagtttttagtgtttttctaCAGTTCATCGGGATGGTCCGTCGTCCAATGCACGAGTCGTAGGTGGTCCCGTAGGTGAGTCCCAGACTTATGGTAAAATGGGAATCAGATGTCGAGACCCACGGCCCGTCGATGGACCCATGGTCCGTAGGTGGGCCCCGTTAGTCGTGctccaaaatatgaaaaatctgTGAACTCGTCCACGGCCAACTCGTACGGTCTGTGGTCTGACCAACGAACCATAGGTCTTACCGTCGATGGGTGTCGGGAGTTATTTTCTTAAGGACTTttaggtcttttcctaattattctagcctaatactatgtcgttttgcccTCTACTAGAAGCCAATATGAGTGTTTTTAACCCCAAATTTCcccaattgaaatcattctctcaaatttctaaaagaaaaacaagtcttcctttcaaatatttctctctctagaagttgaaaGAAGAAATCTAGGATTTGCAAGTCAAGTCTTCAATTTCACTATTGAAGTCAAGCAAttggcattgaggtatgatagttttcatctatggagccctttcctccatggagttcccaaattctccaatttatgaagaaagaaatccccaattgagttaggttctttcttccatgtcatgggttcctttttatgttgattgattttattgaattatgatcttttatgcatgaattgagttaatTTCATGTTTATAAGATGATCTCCCATGAATTCATGCCTACCCCATTTTTTCCAACTATAGGTTATATAATGTgggttttgaattatgaaaggGGAGTTTATTAAAgcatgcatgttcttatgaaattgaagtaaatattttaaggatgctttgagagtgaagtatcaatgatgttgtttgttgttgtgttgtggAAGGATTTCTCATACACACATGAAAGTATGAttgtgaaaggatattctcacataaaaagggtttttaaggttgaaaggtattctcacctaaaatgaaccaatgctaaggagctattctaatgttgaggcaagaggtgattacccatgctTTCTAATGAAAGACAAGAGGCAATTACCTATGTCACATGATGTAgggacaagaggcgattacccatgttcctttAAAAGATAAGATTAATATGATTAAGAACTATGTCATGGAAGTTGAGCTTAGTATCGAGTGGACAAGTGGAGATTACTcgtgtcccataaactatgtgtcaACATAGGatttgtctagatagacattagctagtggatccccataagctagaagttcatggtccttatcTTGACAAGTAGGAcgccccttttcggtgtgggagacaccggattccatgttaatagctcacatggtcttacatGTCGGTTAAGGATACTTCCCACAAATAATctataatgaactaaggttacttcaagtaGTATCACATGTGTTTTATGATGTGTctacttgcattgaccatgttttatgacttatgttttctatcTCACGTTTTACCTTGGTCATTGCACATCATGAAAATGTcactttttagcatgatttttacgtttttatgcatgactatcatacttggtacataattgtactaacgcatactcttgtcTACATTTTCCCAAAAGTAGTGTCCGACATTAAGGGTTCGCAGTTTCGTGGCTAAAGGTCACCTGAGATATATCGAGTTGTGGTGAGTCCTAATGTTTCGAGGATTGGACTTTTATAACTTTCAGTCCTTTCTTACTTCCAGATTTTGTACGTGATGCCAAGGTTACGTCCCGGTCATTCCTGATGTAATAGATGGCAAATGAGACTTTgtagacttccgctttacttTGATAAAACCCTTAGCCTTTGAAATGTTCAATTTAATATCTTTCGAGTTTCTTATATCTTGTCTATGCattctaagtggcttgtgtatgGCCTCTCGGGGTCATctacgccatgttacacctaggggtACCTTCCGTCGTGACAAGAGAGAATAGAGTGTTTTTCCTAAAGCCAACTTGTAATACCCTATTATTTATAGCTTAATAATATAAGGCATCCTTTTTGTTTAACAGTCAAATTATCCATGAATTTTTGTTGTGTAAAATTGTCAATCAACTTGTATCTAAAAATGTTCCCACGTCTTACTAgtataataaatagaaaaaatactataaatagtCTCTACAGGAGTAGTTCTAAAATGGtctcttaactatacacttaccaCATTTAGtcttttaactattcaaaaatttaCCAGGTtttatcccttaactatacacttaccgATTTTAGTTCCTTAAGTATGCACTTATCAGTTTTAGTCTTCTTAATATTCAAAACCTTTTTAGGTTTGGTctttgtctatttttttaattcaaatatcttaGGTTTATATTAACAGAACTCTTCgtaaaattaaatctttaacctttttttaagttgtttctcAATCCATACTACTTGTTTTTCTTTCAAAGTACTCTTATGAGAATAACAATAAGTTGAACGATTCATAATGAAATTATTGAGAAAGGAAGATGTAAGTCCTAATTTTATTCAATGGAGGATAAAATGAAACATACAACTGTTGCTaatgatatgaatatgatatgtttCTTTCTTTGGCGGTTAACGGTTCACAATCAGCgcaatttcttttaattttatttttcatacaaaattaaaattaagtggTTTGATCTTATTACTCAAATTTCTttacgtaaaataaaatgaatagaataataaatttatattttttttaaaaaaaaaaaattgcaaatcaactattttataaatttaacttctgaaaaattaaacaaattcgCACAAATAAAGTCATTGGAGTACAAATTTTGGTTTTAacatgtaataatttttttcttttttttataataaagtttagcATATTTAAGTCATTAGTAGCAATAATATTCTTCATTATATCCTGCGTCGAATAAAATTaagacttatattttctttcctcgtgaattttattttgaatcgttGAGGTTATGATTTTTTGCATAAGgataatttgaagaaaaactaGCCGGGAGAGAGAAACAACTGAAATATGGCTAAAAGGATTTAATTTCTCAAAACATAGATTTCAttaatataaacataatttatttgtataaaaaatggaGAGAGACAAAACCTGATAAACTTTTAAATACTTAAAGAACTAAAACCGGTAAATGTATAGTATAGAGActaaaatatgtaaatatataGTAAAGAGACCAAatctgataagtttttgaatagttgAAGAACTAAATCCAATAATTGAATGGTTAAGGGACCATACCTACTCCTACAGCTAAgagactatttatgtcattttctcaaaataaatatgatGATTAGATATGCGGACAAATTGGAGTTTTTTTTGTATAggattcaaatatataaattttatttataactttAAGTTAAACTATTTTAGAAAATcttcataataaagaaaataatttatccTTCGAATTCCTTTTCATAAATTGGTATATAAGGAGTACTTGATATAGAAACATCATTTTGCAAAGTGAAACGAATACTAGGAGGTAATTAATACAAGATGATGGATGGAACAACGAAGAAATTGTCTCAAGATGTTGCTATAGTTATTCTTTTAAGGCTCTCAGTAAAATGTCTTTTGCGATACAAGTGCGTTTCTAAAGAATATTACACTCTCATACAATCTTCCACTTTCATGGGTCTTCATTTCAACCGCATCTCAACATTAAAATATGAACTTGTCCTATTAAAACACTCCTTTAAGGAAGATATCGAGCAATATAAAACTATCTTATCTTTTCTTTCCGATGATGGTAATGATTACCTCAACCACACTTTTTTGGATCTAGATTTGCCTTATATGACATCCAGATACAGTGTTTTTCAAGATCAACTAGTTGGTCGTTGCCATGGTTTGATTGCTTTGATGAACGATATAACCACCGTGTTATTTAATCCATCAACTAGGAATTATAGGCTTCTCCCACCCAGCCCTTTTGATTGTCCCCAGGGATTACATCAATGCATCAGATCTGTTGGATTTGGTTTCGACTCAGTTGTTAATGACTACAAATTTGTTAGGATTTCTGAATTTCTCAAGGATGATCGTTATGGGTACATTGAAGAGGTAGATGAAAAAATTGAGGTTTATGAATTGGGTATTGATTGTTGGAGAGAATTGGATCATGTGGATCAAGGATTGCCCAAATTGTATTGGTCGCCTTGTTCTCAAATGTTCTACAAGGGAGCTTTTCATTGGATTGATCAAGATATAATTCTTTGTTTTGACATTAGTACTGAAATTTTTCGCAATATGAATATACCTGATACTTatcattattacaatgatcCGTTTTATAGCCTCATCATCTTAAATAAGTCCCTCACATTGATCTGCTACCCCAGTATATTGCCTGTGATTGATCCAACAGAAGATCTGATCGAAATTTGGATTATGAAGGATTATGATGTATATGAGTCTTGGATTAAGAAATATACACTTAGAAGTCTTTCTATGGAATGTCCGTTGGCAGTTTGGAAAGACAATTTTTTGCTTTTCCAAGGGAACAGTGGATGTTTGATATCTTATGACCTTAATTCCgatgaaataaaagaattaaatttGCATGGTTGTGAAAGAAGTATGAGAGCTGTTGTTTACAAGGAAAGCCTGGCTTCAATTCCTAGAGGAAGCGAAAACAGCACACAAGTTCACAAATTTTAGAGCAGGTATAACTCTTCATCATAAGCTGGCAATAAGTACAATCGaatattgaacaaaatatttctattatgtTCCAATGCATGCCCTTtgaaatacaagtttattttaaTCTTTACCAATGCAATGTCAAGAGAGTTGTTTTTCTGTTCATTTTCACTGACTAATGGATACATAATTGCAGTGTTTAAATAATATACACGATTAGTGTGAACAATTTTCATATCAACGGGTCTTTTTATTGTAGTAGGTagcatattttattttcaatttttcaggTTCTATACTGTAAGAAAACTAATCAATagataaaatttggagagtgtATAGGACTTAAACGCATAATTTGTGATTAGTTAAACTTCACTAATCTTATAGCTTTAAACTTTGAGCAATTTTTCAGTTCGAATAACCAACCTTTTATATCTCACGTTATAATAGAAACATTTGTTCAGGAAAAACAAAGCCAATTTACGCGCAGACGGTTTTATAATGTTTGTGTTATCCAATGTGTTCTCAACTGGAATAATTATACCAGACATGTTATGCTTAAACAAGTATAAAATCGGTAGAGCTGAAACAAATAATGTTTAACAAAAATCAATATAGTAACCCCGCCGTCACATATTAGCTGATTATCTTTCTAAACATAgttgtctcatattagttgtttaccttactaaatcaagaaagtataaattagtttttttctatattactcttgctattaattattttttaaagtgttCACATAATTAGTTTGTAAAATTACCAAGAAGTTTTTTAAAGagtgaattaataaaattatctttttatttaagaTGTCTTAGCAtgcatttaaaaagaaaatgatcaactaatatgggatGGAGGAGTAataattaaagtaaaatttaattctGACCATACATAATTCATTGTGGGCTTATTTGTTTAACCTTAAGGATGATCTTAATCTTAATTATTAACTGATGTAGTACCCGAACGATGCACAAACATGATAtgagagaagaaaaataataaaaattattttatttgcttTCCCACATTATATGTTTATTATGATCAATGATGAAccttaaattatttgattcaCGATAGTAATTGATTAGAAGGTCATCAGTGTATGAAAATTATTTCGTCCATCTGAAAATGTTATAAGATTCATGATTTGCTGatgaaataaaattagttaaaaattaatttaataacttattatttaaatatatgataaaattatcACGTATCACATTATATATAGAAGCAATTTgttgtaaaagaaaaatgtaaaaaatgttcattcaaatattaataaaaggAGCAGTACTTATCAGAATAAGAAAACAATTCCATTTACTATCACGTTTATATATCTGAAGAAATATAATATTagtcatttattaaaaaaaaaatcttatagGGAGAAGAAAATTAGTctaagtaaaaatatatatttaccatcatatttatatatatgaagaaATATAATATTAGTCATTACAAAACTCTTTTAGGGAAAGGAAAATAAGTCtaaaaaaatgttgtttttaTGGGGAATAAAAAATGTGTcctttgattatatatatatatatatatactagtttcacGGCACGTGCAACGCACATGTGTAtcgtatatatagtatatgatgTTATAAAATAGAAtgatattactaaattaaatctttttagtaaataattataattgaatgaACATAGGACAAGTGTTTTTAAATTAGGCTAAAGTATTCATTACCCCCCtaaacttgaagatttttattcggtatacacctaaactatattccgttttaattaccccccgaacttgtttattcctccatCACGTACACCTTTTTTGTCCACCTGCTCCTATAGTGACTACACGCGCGCGACAGCTGGCAAAAGTGGTGATGTGGATTTCCACCTAGATAAATAATAGCCAACTAGATAAATTAATatggcaaaaaataaatatcaaacattcattgtttaaaagttatttttgaataagggCTGATTTCGCGGAACTCCTTCTAAATTTGGGTTTTTCTTGACGTGATGTTGGtcgattaaatttcaaatttgtctgaaattcttaccaagtaagtgttaatctttatttcctttacttttcatttacatttttccctatttttcgtttaaaatatgccaaattttaaagaaaaatagagattttacatttttttttaactgtTATAACTTtatgatgtggcaaaaaatCACTTCCTCACGCGCCTAGTAGAGTGTGTTGTCAATTTCTACGCCAGGTGGACAATAAAGGTGTACGTGATGGAGGAACAAACAAGTTCGGGGGGGAGGGGGTAATTAAAACGGaatatagtttaggtgtacaccgaataaaaagcttcaagttcaggAGGGTAATGAATACTTTAGcctttaaattataaatacatattGTCACAGAGTTAAttgtattttgagatcaaaatgaccagatattattaatacattttaaaatacattcaaagtttaaatatgggagaaagtgacatttctctaa belongs to Solanum stenotomum isolate F172 chromosome 1, ASM1918654v1, whole genome shotgun sequence and includes:
- the LOC125846932 gene encoding F-box protein CPR1-like, which produces MMDGTTKKLSQDVAIVILLRLSVKCLLRYKCVSKEYYTLIQSSTFMGLHFNRISTLKYELVLLKHSFKEDIEQYKTILSFLSDDGNDYLNHTFLDLDLPYMTSRYSVFQDQLVGRCHGLIALMNDITTVLFNPSTRNYRLLPPSPFDCPQGLHQCIRSVGFGFDSVVNDYKFVRISEFLKDDRYGYIEEVDEKIEVYELGIDCWRELDHVDQGLPKLYWSPCSQMFYKGAFHWIDQDIILCFDISTEIFRNMNIPDTYHYYNDPFYSLIILNKSLTLICYPSILPVIDPTEDLIEIWIMKDYDVYESWIKKYTLRSLSMECPLAVWKDNFLLFQGNSGCLISYDLNSDEIKELNLHGCERSMRAVVYKESLASIPRGSENSTQVHKF